One segment of Olsenella uli DSM 7084 DNA contains the following:
- a CDS encoding DUF1846 domain-containing protein, translating into MQTGFDNDRYIEMQASHIRERIAQFGGKLYLEFGGKLFDDYHASRVLPGFEPDSKARMLAQLADQAEVVFAICANDIERNRRRSDIGVTYDEDVLRLMDVFRSMGLAIGGVVITRFSGQPKAEAYQAHLEQLGIPVYRHYPIEGYPTSVDLIVSDEGFGKNEYVKTERPLVVVTAPGPGSGKLAVCLSQLYNEHLRGTESGYAKFETFPVWNLPLKHPVNVAYEAATTDLDDDNVIDPFHLEAYGEVTVNYNRDVDTFPVLRAMMEKIFGRSAYQSPTDMGVNMVGNCISDDAVCQEAGKSEVVRRFYTMSERIARTGQGEGELDKLRLLMREVGVDENHDPAHVAALLKEEVTGLPAAAMVLPDGSLVTGKTSELLGAASSLLLNALKRVAGVAKRTYVVSDEALAPISHLKTAHLHSRNPRLHTDETLIALSISSATNPEAERVISATSELKGCDAYFSVIISPTDEAIYRKLGINVCCEPKFERRTFYHR; encoded by the coding sequence GTGCAGACCGGCTTTGACAACGACCGCTACATCGAGATGCAGGCAAGCCACATCCGCGAGCGCATCGCTCAGTTTGGTGGCAAGCTCTACCTGGAGTTTGGCGGCAAGCTCTTCGACGACTACCATGCCAGTCGCGTCCTGCCCGGATTCGAGCCGGACTCGAAGGCGCGCATGCTCGCCCAGCTCGCCGACCAGGCCGAGGTCGTCTTCGCGATCTGCGCCAACGACATCGAGCGGAACCGCCGCCGCTCGGACATCGGCGTCACCTACGACGAGGACGTCCTGCGGCTGATGGATGTCTTTCGCAGCATGGGCCTCGCCATCGGAGGCGTGGTCATCACGCGCTTCAGCGGCCAGCCCAAGGCCGAGGCCTACCAGGCGCACCTCGAGCAGCTGGGGATCCCGGTCTATCGCCACTACCCCATCGAGGGCTATCCCACCAGCGTCGACCTCATCGTCTCGGACGAGGGCTTCGGCAAGAACGAGTACGTCAAGACCGAGCGCCCCCTCGTCGTGGTGACGGCACCCGGCCCAGGCTCGGGCAAGCTCGCCGTGTGCCTGTCACAGCTCTACAACGAGCATCTCCGCGGCACCGAGTCAGGCTATGCCAAGTTCGAGACCTTCCCCGTCTGGAACCTACCCCTCAAGCACCCCGTGAACGTGGCCTACGAGGCCGCCACGACCGACCTCGACGACGACAACGTGATCGACCCCTTCCACCTCGAGGCCTACGGCGAGGTGACGGTCAACTACAATCGCGACGTCGACACCTTCCCCGTGCTCAGGGCCATGATGGAGAAGATCTTTGGTCGGAGCGCCTACCAGTCCCCCACCGACATGGGCGTCAACATGGTGGGCAACTGCATCAGCGACGACGCCGTCTGCCAGGAGGCGGGCAAGAGCGAGGTCGTCCGACGCTTCTACACCATGTCCGAGAGGATAGCGCGCACGGGGCAGGGCGAGGGCGAGCTCGACAAGCTCCGCCTCCTCATGAGAGAGGTCGGCGTGGACGAGAACCACGACCCCGCGCACGTCGCGGCGCTTCTCAAGGAGGAGGTCACGGGCCTGCCTGCCGCGGCCATGGTCCTGCCCGACGGGTCCCTCGTCACCGGCAAGACCAGCGAGCTGCTGGGTGCCGCCTCGTCGCTCCTGCTCAACGCCCTCAAGCGTGTCGCGGGGGTCGCGAAGAGGACCTATGTCGTCTCCGACGAGGCGCTTGCCCCCATCAGCCACCTCAAGACCGCGCACCTGCACAGCCGCAACCCCCGCCTCCACACGGACGAGACGCTCATCGCCCTCTCGATCAGCTCGGCCACCAATCCCGAGGCCGAACGCGTCATCTCGGCGACGAGCGAGCTCAAGGGCTGCGACGCGTACTTCTCGGTCATCATCTCGCCTACCGACGAGGCCATCTACCGGAAGCTGGGTATCAACGTCTGCTGCGAGCCCAAGTTCGAGCGCAGGACCTTCTACCACAGGTAG
- a CDS encoding ABC transporter ATP-binding protein, producing MAKEKKGVLLEHVSKIYQDPKTGRDFYAVHDANISIEPGEFVTLLGPSGCGKTTILRMIAGFESPDEGEIYLANEPINELTPNKRDTAMVFQSYALLPHYNIFDNVAYGLKLRKMDAATIREKVTNILGLVGLEGMEDRMTNQLSGGQQQRVALARALVIEPGVLLFDEPLSNLDAKLRVDMRSEIRRIQQEAGITAIYVTHDQSEAMALSDSIIVMKKGLVDQIGDPQTVYYHPVDEFVADFIGESNFLRGTVASVDGKGGVATIEGSPVEVADLNGKAAGDDITLVLRPESVHVADEGVLPCTVTLSRFMGHYQNYQVRCGRHLIKITEFNPKNKKAYEVGDKASIRFSADDVHAL from the coding sequence ATGGCCAAGGAGAAGAAGGGCGTGCTCCTCGAGCATGTGTCCAAGATCTACCAGGACCCCAAGACCGGCAGGGACTTCTATGCCGTCCATGACGCCAACATCAGCATCGAACCGGGGGAGTTCGTGACCCTGCTGGGCCCCTCCGGCTGCGGCAAGACCACCATCCTGCGCATGATCGCGGGCTTCGAGAGTCCCGACGAGGGCGAGATCTACCTGGCGAACGAGCCCATCAACGAGCTCACGCCCAACAAGCGCGACACCGCCATGGTCTTCCAGTCCTATGCCCTGCTGCCGCACTACAACATCTTCGACAACGTGGCCTACGGACTGAAGCTCCGCAAGATGGATGCCGCCACGATCAGGGAGAAGGTCACCAACATCCTCGGCCTCGTCGGTCTTGAGGGCATGGAGGATCGCATGACCAACCAGCTCTCGGGTGGCCAGCAGCAGCGCGTCGCCCTGGCGCGCGCCCTGGTCATCGAGCCAGGCGTCCTGCTCTTCGACGAGCCGCTCTCCAACTTGGATGCCAAGCTGCGTGTGGACATGCGCAGCGAGATCCGCCGCATCCAGCAGGAGGCGGGCATCACGGCCATCTACGTCACGCACGACCAGTCCGAGGCCATGGCACTTTCCGACAGCATCATCGTCATGAAGAAGGGCCTCGTTGACCAGATCGGCGACCCACAGACCGTCTACTATCACCCGGTCGACGAGTTCGTGGCGGACTTCATCGGCGAGTCCAACTTCCTGCGCGGCACAGTTGCGAGCGTCGATGGCAAAGGCGGCGTGGCGACGATCGAGGGCAGCCCGGTCGAGGTCGCCGACCTCAACGGCAAGGCCGCAGGCGATGACATCACGCTGGTGCTGCGCCCCGAGTCCGTCCACGTGGCGGACGAGGGCGTGCTCCCGTGCACGGTCACGCTGTCGCGCTTCATGGGTCACTACCAGAACTACCAGGTGCGCTGCGGTAGGCACCTGATCAAGATCACCGAGTTCAACCCCAAGAACAAGAAGGCCTACGAGGTGGGAGACAAGGCGTCCATTCGTTTCTCCGCAGATGACGTCCACGCGCTGTAG
- a CDS encoding ABC transporter permease yields the protein MAKNQSVRLDRKKLMADPIMVTTIAVLVAFLTLFILYPLAILMVDSVVGESGLTLDVFKRVLAMPAFDTAITNTLKVGFLVGILAALIGLLFAYVEEYVQLKTRLLGGLFKVVSVLPVVSPPFVLSLSVIMLFGKAGIITRYLLGIYDNNVYGFWGIALVQTLTFFPVCYMMFKGLLKNIDPSLEEAARDMGASRWKVFTSVTLPLILPGLGNAFLVTFIESIADFANPMLIGGSYDTLATSIYLQITGAYDKQGAAAMAVVLLFITLAMFVVQKYVLEARSTATLTGKASRARMLVTDASVRVPLSVLCAAIALFVVMMYVCVPFGALFKTWGYDFSLTTKWFQQMFTMHHGFQAFRDSFVLSFVSAPITALLSMIISYLVVKRDFRSKGFIEAVSMLAMAVPGTVLGVGYIRGFSGGIFHTGLLQGLYGTGAILVIVFIVRSLPTGTRSGISALRQIDKSIEESAYDMGANSLQVFMTVTLPLIKDSFLSGLVTAFVRSITAISAIILLVTPQFLLITVQINEFAEKGAYGVACAFATVLIVITYGAVLLMNLAIKHFGTSAKIKTEEEG from the coding sequence ATGGCGAAGAACCAGAGCGTGCGGCTCGACCGCAAGAAGCTCATGGCAGACCCCATCATGGTCACCACGATAGCCGTGCTCGTCGCGTTTCTGACGCTGTTCATCCTGTACCCGCTGGCCATCCTCATGGTGGACAGCGTCGTGGGGGAGAGTGGCCTCACGCTCGACGTGTTCAAGCGTGTGCTGGCCATGCCGGCCTTCGACACGGCAATCACCAACACGCTCAAGGTGGGCTTCCTCGTGGGCATCCTCGCGGCCCTCATCGGCCTCCTCTTTGCCTATGTCGAGGAGTACGTGCAGCTCAAGACCAGGCTGCTCGGCGGCCTCTTCAAGGTCGTGTCCGTGCTGCCCGTGGTCTCGCCGCCCTTCGTGCTGTCCCTCTCGGTCATCATGCTCTTTGGCAAGGCGGGCATCATCACCCGCTACCTCCTGGGCATCTATGACAACAACGTCTACGGCTTCTGGGGCATCGCCTTGGTCCAGACGCTCACGTTCTTCCCCGTGTGCTACATGATGTTCAAGGGCCTCCTCAAGAACATCGACCCCTCGCTCGAGGAGGCCGCTCGCGACATGGGCGCCTCCCGTTGGAAGGTCTTCACCTCGGTCACCCTGCCACTGATCCTTCCCGGCCTGGGAAACGCCTTCCTGGTCACCTTCATCGAGTCCATCGCCGACTTCGCCAACCCCATGCTCATAGGAGGTTCGTATGACACCCTCGCGACCTCCATCTACCTGCAGATAACCGGCGCCTACGACAAGCAGGGCGCCGCTGCCATGGCCGTCGTGCTTCTCTTCATCACGCTGGCCATGTTCGTCGTGCAGAAGTACGTGCTCGAGGCCCGCTCCACTGCGACGCTCACGGGCAAGGCAAGTCGCGCCCGCATGCTCGTGACGGATGCCTCCGTGCGCGTGCCGCTCTCCGTGCTCTGCGCCGCCATCGCCCTGTTCGTCGTGATGATGTACGTCTGCGTGCCCTTCGGCGCCCTGTTCAAGACCTGGGGCTATGACTTCAGCCTCACCACGAAGTGGTTCCAGCAGATGTTCACCATGCACCACGGCTTCCAGGCCTTCCGCGACTCCTTCGTCCTGTCGTTCGTCTCGGCCCCCATCACTGCGCTGCTCTCCATGATCATCTCCTACCTGGTGGTCAAGCGGGACTTCCGCTCCAAGGGCTTCATCGAGGCCGTCTCCATGCTGGCCATGGCGGTGCCGGGGACCGTCTTGGGCGTGGGCTACATCCGCGGCTTCTCGGGTGGAATCTTCCACACCGGGCTTCTGCAGGGACTCTACGGAACGGGCGCCATCCTCGTCATCGTCTTCATCGTGCGCTCGCTGCCCACGGGCACCCGATCGGGCATCTCGGCCCTGCGCCAGATCGACAAGTCCATCGAGGAGTCAGCCTATGACATGGGCGCCAACTCGCTGCAGGTGTTCATGACCGTGACCCTGCCGCTCATCAAGGACTCGTTCCTCTCGGGCCTCGTGACCGCCTTCGTGCGCTCCATCACGGCCATCTCGGCAATCATCCTGCTCGTCACACCGCAGTTCCTGCTCATCACGGTGCAGATCAACGAGTTCGCCGAGAAGGGGGCCTATGGTGTCGCCTGCGCGTTCGCCACGGTCCTCATCGTCATCACCTACGGTGCGGTGCTTCTGATGAACCTCGCCATCAAGCACTTCGGCACCAGCGCCAAGATCAAAACGGAAGAGGAGGGCTAA
- a CDS encoding extracellular solute-binding protein codes for MNSNLTRRNFLGASAVAAAGLGLVACGGSGSDAGSATTSDATSSIASEDLVKAAKEDGALVVYGSCEEAHVAACCENFQKLFGIETQYQRLSTGEVESKIEEENGNPSGDVWFGGTTDPYNVAVTKGLLEPYAANNASHLISDAYKDADGNWYGIYKGILGFFYNKDELERKGLDAPKDWPDLLDEKYKGLIWMSNYNTAGTAKLVLNTVIQKYGHDDGIKYLVDLDKNIQVYTKSGSGPSKNVGTGECTIGIGFLHDAIYQIVDNGYGNIGMVVPSSGASFEVGATAIFKGAKHENAAKLWVEYALSPECVERAQEVGAYQFLVIDNAKQPEVATEYGLDPDNVMKYDFADAKENTEAYVSDIMSALSSAGANTGDASRFQTE; via the coding sequence ATGAACAGCAATCTCACGCGTCGCAACTTCCTGGGAGCGTCCGCCGTCGCAGCCGCAGGGCTGGGCCTGGTCGCCTGCGGTGGCTCCGGCTCTGACGCCGGCTCCGCGACAACGTCGGACGCCACCTCGTCCATTGCCTCCGAGGACCTGGTGAAGGCTGCGAAGGAGGACGGCGCGCTCGTGGTCTACGGCTCCTGCGAGGAGGCCCACGTGGCCGCCTGTTGCGAGAACTTCCAGAAGCTCTTTGGCATCGAGACCCAGTACCAGCGTCTCTCCACCGGTGAGGTCGAGTCCAAGATCGAGGAGGAGAACGGCAACCCCTCCGGCGACGTCTGGTTCGGTGGCACGACCGACCCCTACAACGTCGCCGTCACCAAGGGACTCCTCGAGCCCTATGCGGCCAACAACGCCTCCCACCTCATCAGTGACGCCTACAAGGACGCCGACGGCAACTGGTACGGCATCTACAAGGGCATCCTGGGCTTCTTCTACAACAAGGACGAGCTCGAGCGCAAGGGCCTGGACGCGCCGAAGGACTGGCCCGACCTCCTGGACGAGAAGTACAAGGGCCTCATCTGGATGTCCAACTACAACACCGCAGGTACGGCGAAGCTGGTGCTGAACACCGTCATCCAGAAGTATGGCCACGACGACGGCATCAAGTATCTCGTCGACCTGGACAAGAACATCCAGGTCTACACCAAGTCCGGTTCGGGCCCGTCCAAGAACGTGGGCACCGGCGAGTGCACGATCGGCATCGGCTTCCTGCACGACGCCATCTACCAGATAGTGGACAACGGCTACGGCAACATCGGCATGGTCGTCCCGTCCTCCGGGGCCTCCTTCGAGGTCGGCGCAACGGCCATCTTCAAGGGGGCCAAGCACGAGAACGCGGCCAAGCTCTGGGTCGAGTACGCCCTCTCGCCCGAGTGCGTCGAGCGCGCCCAGGAGGTCGGCGCCTACCAGTTCCTGGTCATCGACAACGCCAAGCAGCCCGAGGTTGCCACCGAGTACGGTCTCGACCCCGACAACGTCATGAAGTACGACTTCGCCGACGCGAAGGAGAACACCGAGGCCTACGTGAGCGACATCATGAGCGCGCTCTCCAGCGCGGGCGCCAACACCGGTGACGCCAGCCGCTTCCAGACCGAGTAG
- a CDS encoding M14 family metallopeptidase — protein sequence MVSIRKTTGAVLAGLVLAVSLSQAAAPTSVLAYAPASQGQQDVAAQQGPVSLTRTDEAYDGTSAPMVSLLEERQFQASVPVGGKSLDELAELVSEGKVGWSLTRTQGQFGTDAYPNQFMGGPLSNWKTVATENGPAESGNGLGEEGSGTLPSRDLFYDVSVEAKEVDGVPSIVLGFKNHLLYEGIDGIDVRARESVRSSLYDYVGTYRLACAIDGGEVGSTDLQLRPYDEFSTQEEIDAELPELAQQAIDNGLYAEVRQFGTTVDGRAMRALFVAKEKADLDRYQELKGRMESDPASVQAELASGSLDYKVPVVYSNVHADEIVAPDSVMAFARDLVRNQPLGYRRAASLTDEGKSELATEMDHDRTVWSDLIKDDVTGIGYLRGNGGSGRGTNYDGPDTDTASSDLSEDELSRYYNVEDKTFVPSVALDDMFFILVPSENVDARTDNVRTNANGFDLNRDNTYQTQPETQAMSGLIAQWDPLSLHEVHGYYQQYQVEPCSPTHDPNNEYDLFVDTALAQGEAFMASSIASNETINSVQMPMRDYLKLQGDGTRFWEMPFDDMSTSYTPQYAMMHGTNAYTVEAPYGTSDAVRALEYGFIGNADFVAQNKDRMFNNQLERFRRGVENIDADTVRPYYVNQADEAGAEADVFRPRDNENHNFFPEYYVIPLDPSLQKNRAAACESIDFLIHNGVRVEQTSSEVTVGGVTYPAGTAVVDMHQAKRNMANCALYPNLVISDWTMGSLYSEPVTNFSEFRGYDMDTVRTPGAFGEAGLSQVDEAPHQKSVTEGEGSLAVIKNNGLDAVRATNRLLSEGRGVGLISEGDDAGSYLVSSADYDSVKDDFVLDARATDAAPAAKSIDGDIKVYVPKAFDPYVVDAEGNEVGMRDYENRLNTNGNWDRFALEDQLGFTVTDDLGEADVIVGSQNPINADAVAAKVESGTPYVAYTADALQFVQDYGLADGLDFVPGDGDWWGFDALDSVEFPEDDLVTATYKNSGDTLMYGFGGGYITDVPDGAKVLVKTTDAEPVEGFMTREYLERYKNQVQAIDYEKDGKSIALFANTLTNKAHQQDDYRYLSAAIYSKRLGGDFVASPSPLSNPTLVVVAVLVVAGAAYFVYRRRGGAVNDER from the coding sequence ATGGTTTCCATTCGCAAGACGACGGGCGCCGTGCTGGCCGGCCTCGTGCTCGCCGTCAGTCTCTCTCAGGCGGCGGCGCCCACGTCAGTCCTGGCGTACGCGCCGGCGTCCCAGGGCCAGCAGGACGTCGCGGCACAGCAGGGCCCGGTAAGCCTCACGCGCACGGACGAAGCCTACGACGGTACGTCGGCGCCCATGGTCTCCCTGCTCGAGGAGCGCCAGTTCCAGGCGAGCGTTCCCGTTGGGGGAAAGAGCCTGGACGAGCTTGCCGAGCTCGTCTCGGAGGGCAAGGTGGGCTGGTCGCTCACCCGTACGCAGGGGCAGTTCGGCACCGACGCCTACCCCAACCAGTTCATGGGCGGCCCTCTTTCCAACTGGAAGACCGTTGCGACGGAGAACGGTCCCGCCGAGTCGGGTAACGGCCTGGGCGAGGAGGGCTCGGGCACCCTGCCCTCGCGGGACCTCTTCTACGACGTGAGCGTCGAGGCCAAGGAGGTGGATGGCGTTCCCTCGATAGTGCTGGGATTCAAGAACCACCTGCTCTACGAGGGAATCGACGGCATCGACGTCCGTGCGCGCGAGTCCGTCCGCTCATCTCTGTATGACTATGTCGGCACCTATCGGCTTGCCTGCGCGATCGATGGCGGCGAGGTGGGTTCCACCGACCTGCAGCTGCGCCCCTACGACGAGTTCTCGACCCAGGAGGAGATCGATGCCGAACTGCCCGAACTCGCCCAGCAGGCCATCGACAACGGCCTGTATGCCGAGGTACGCCAGTTCGGCACGACGGTCGACGGCCGTGCGATGAGGGCGCTCTTCGTGGCCAAGGAGAAGGCGGACCTCGACCGCTATCAGGAACTCAAGGGACGCATGGAGTCAGATCCCGCGTCCGTCCAGGCCGAGCTCGCCTCCGGCAGTCTCGACTACAAGGTCCCCGTGGTCTACAGCAACGTGCATGCCGACGAGATAGTCGCGCCCGACAGCGTGATGGCGTTCGCGCGTGACCTGGTGCGCAACCAGCCCCTTGGCTATCGCAGGGCAGCCAGCCTCACCGACGAGGGGAAGAGCGAGCTTGCGACTGAGATGGACCATGACAGGACGGTATGGTCCGACCTCATCAAGGACGATGTCACGGGCATTGGCTATCTTCGTGGCAACGGGGGCTCGGGCAGGGGCACCAACTACGACGGCCCGGACACCGACACCGCCTCCTCGGACCTGAGCGAGGACGAGCTGTCTCGCTACTACAACGTGGAGGACAAGACCTTCGTCCCCTCCGTTGCCCTCGATGACATGTTCTTCATCCTCGTGCCCTCCGAGAACGTGGACGCCCGCACCGATAACGTCCGCACCAACGCCAACGGCTTCGACCTCAACCGCGACAACACCTACCAGACGCAGCCCGAGACCCAGGCCATGTCTGGCCTCATTGCGCAGTGGGACCCCCTCTCGCTCCACGAGGTGCATGGCTACTATCAGCAGTACCAGGTCGAGCCCTGCTCCCCCACGCATGACCCCAACAACGAGTACGACCTCTTCGTCGACACCGCACTCGCACAGGGAGAGGCGTTCATGGCCTCCTCGATCGCGAGCAACGAGACGATCAACAGCGTCCAGATGCCGATGCGTGACTATCTCAAGCTGCAGGGGGACGGCACGCGCTTCTGGGAGATGCCCTTCGATGACATGTCGACGAGCTACACGCCCCAGTACGCGATGATGCACGGTACCAATGCCTATACCGTCGAAGCGCCCTACGGAACCTCCGACGCCGTGCGCGCCCTGGAGTACGGCTTCATCGGAAACGCCGACTTCGTGGCACAGAACAAGGATCGCATGTTCAACAACCAGCTGGAGCGCTTCCGCCGCGGGGTCGAGAACATCGACGCGGACACCGTCCGCCCCTACTACGTGAACCAGGCGGACGAGGCGGGTGCCGAGGCGGACGTCTTCCGCCCCCGGGACAACGAGAACCACAACTTCTTCCCCGAGTACTACGTGATACCCCTCGACCCGTCGCTGCAGAAGAACCGTGCCGCCGCGTGCGAGTCCATCGACTTCCTCATCCACAACGGTGTGAGGGTCGAGCAGACGAGCTCCGAGGTCACGGTGGGCGGCGTGACCTACCCGGCGGGCACCGCCGTCGTGGACATGCACCAGGCGAAGCGCAACATGGCCAACTGCGCCCTCTATCCCAACCTCGTGATCAGCGACTGGACGATGGGATCCCTCTACTCCGAGCCCGTGACCAACTTCTCCGAGTTCCGCGGCTACGACATGGACACGGTCCGCACCCCGGGCGCCTTTGGGGAGGCAGGCCTCTCCCAGGTGGACGAGGCGCCCCATCAGAAGAGCGTCACCGAGGGGGAGGGCAGCCTCGCCGTCATCAAGAACAACGGCCTCGATGCGGTCAGGGCAACCAACAGGCTCCTGTCCGAAGGTCGGGGCGTGGGCCTGATCAGCGAGGGCGACGACGCGGGAAGCTACCTCGTCTCGTCTGCAGACTACGATTCCGTCAAGGACGACTTCGTCCTGGACGCCAGGGCAACCGATGCCGCCCCCGCCGCGAAGTCCATCGACGGCGACATCAAGGTCTACGTGCCAAAGGCCTTCGACCCCTACGTCGTGGACGCCGAGGGCAACGAGGTCGGCATGAGGGACTACGAGAACCGGCTCAACACGAACGGCAACTGGGACCGCTTCGCCCTCGAGGACCAGCTTGGCTTCACGGTGACCGACGACCTGGGCGAGGCCGACGTCATCGTCGGCAGCCAGAACCCCATCAACGCCGACGCGGTGGCCGCGAAGGTCGAGTCCGGCACGCCCTACGTGGCCTACACCGCCGATGCCCTCCAGTTCGTCCAGGACTATGGCCTGGCGGACGGCCTGGACTTCGTGCCCGGCGACGGCGACTGGTGGGGCTTCGACGCACTTGACAGCGTGGAGTTCCCCGAGGACGACCTCGTCACGGCAACGTACAAGAACAGTGGCGACACGCTGATGTACGGCTTTGGCGGCGGCTACATCACCGACGTCCCCGACGGCGCCAAGGTCCTGGTCAAGACCACCGATGCCGAGCCGGTCGAGGGCTTCATGACCCGAGAGTACCTCGAGCGGTACAAGAACCAAGTCCAGGCCATCGACTACGAGAAGGACGGCAAGAGCATCGCACTGTTTGCCAACACGCTCACGAACAAGGCCCATCAGCAGGACGACTACCGCTACCTCAGCGCCGCGATATACTCCAAGCGCCTGGGCGGCGACTTCGTCGCATCCCCATCGCCCCTCTCGAACCCCACGCTCGTCGTGGTGGCGGTCCTCGTCGTCGCGGGTGCGGCGTACTTCGTCTACCGCAGGCGTGGGGGCGCCGTCAACGACGAGCGCTGA
- a CDS encoding DegV family protein — MALRIITDSASDIRQGEFEGLSVAPLSIAFGDRTYRDGVDLTGERFYEMLVESEGLPTTGQVTPYGFSSLLEQVLAPDDEAVIITLSSKLSGTYQSACAAAAAFGERVRVVDSLSVCLGERILVEYALRLAASGATASEVVSEVEARKGSIRLIALLDTLEYLRKGGRVSGLSASLGTMLSIKPVIAVESGEVVVLGKARGSKNGRNLLNEQIDRVGGADYDLPIALGYSGLSSSLLQKYIRDSRSLWESQVDDLPVVMIGSTVGTHAGPGAIGVAFFSRR, encoded by the coding sequence ATGGCACTACGCATCATCACGGACTCCGCGTCCGACATCAGACAGGGCGAGTTCGAGGGACTCTCCGTCGCACCGCTCTCCATCGCATTTGGCGACAGGACCTATCGCGACGGCGTGGACCTCACGGGCGAGCGCTTCTACGAGATGCTAGTCGAGTCCGAAGGCCTGCCCACGACGGGACAGGTCACGCCATATGGGTTCTCGAGCCTTCTGGAACAGGTGCTGGCACCGGATGACGAGGCCGTCATCATCACGCTCTCGTCCAAGCTCTCCGGCACGTACCAAAGCGCCTGCGCCGCCGCGGCCGCCTTTGGCGAGCGCGTCCGTGTGGTCGACAGCCTGAGCGTGTGCCTGGGCGAGCGCATCCTCGTGGAGTACGCACTCCGTCTGGCGGCGTCTGGCGCCACTGCGAGCGAGGTCGTCTCCGAGGTTGAGGCCCGCAAGGGCTCCATCCGTCTCATAGCCCTGCTCGACACCCTCGAGTACCTGCGAAAGGGTGGCCGCGTCTCGGGGCTTTCGGCCTCCCTGGGCACGATGCTCTCCATCAAGCCGGTCATCGCGGTCGAGTCGGGCGAGGTCGTGGTGCTGGGCAAGGCCCGTGGCTCCAAGAACGGCCGAAACCTCCTGAACGAACAGATCGACCGTGTGGGCGGCGCAGACTACGACCTGCCCATCGCCCTGGGCTACAGCGGCCTCAGCTCGTCTCTGCTGCAGAAGTACATCCGAGACAGCCGGAGCCTATGGGAGTCCCAGGTCGACGACCTCCCCGTTGTGATGATCGGATCGACCGTGGGTACGCATGCGGGCCCCGGTGCCATCGGCGTGGCCTTCTTCAGCAGGCGATAG
- a CDS encoding MarR family winged helix-turn-helix transcriptional regulator has translation MASRFESFVSAVSALHKEITRIKAAEMGRFGLKGTDVMALYFLERHPEGMTSADLARSIGVDRAAVSRTIAGLEAGGYVSAARDAATKYRAPLRLTARGQSVMGECSQAIDDIVARATEGLSESDRSTMYGALATIQANLEKIDVSRHA, from the coding sequence GTGGCCAGCCGCTTCGAGAGCTTCGTCAGCGCGGTCTCCGCACTGCACAAGGAGATCACGCGCATCAAGGCCGCCGAGATGGGTCGCTTTGGCCTAAAGGGTACCGATGTGATGGCCTTGTACTTTCTGGAACGCCATCCGGAGGGCATGACCTCGGCTGATCTGGCGCGTTCCATCGGCGTCGACCGCGCAGCGGTGTCGCGCACGATCGCAGGGCTCGAGGCGGGCGGGTACGTGAGCGCCGCGAGGGACGCTGCGACCAAATATCGCGCGCCCCTTCGCCTGACCGCGCGCGGGCAATCCGTGATGGGCGAGTGCTCTCAGGCTATCGATGACATCGTCGCACGTGCGACCGAGGGCCTGAGCGAGTCCGACCGTTCGACGATGTATGGTGCACTGGCAACCATCCAGGCCAATCTGGAGAAGATAGACGTCTCACGTCATGCGTGA